In a single window of the Nicotiana tomentosiformis chromosome 8, ASM39032v3, whole genome shotgun sequence genome:
- the LOC104107652 gene encoding CO(2)-response secreted protease, with protein MKGLFLFICFSLFIVSFIIEADSASQSQNNGIYIVYMGAAASSNGGTRHDQAQLISSLIRRNKNAVVHSYKNGFSGFAARLSEAEAKSMAQRPGVVSVFPDPVLQLHTTHSWDFLKYQTDEKINSSPSSGSDSSLIGADTIIGILDTGIWPESESFNDKDMGPIPARWNGTCMDGQDFGSSNCNKKIVGARFYEESDDSGIKITGSARDENGHGTHVASTAAGSPVAGASYYGLAAGTATGGSPGSRIAMYRVCTTFGCRGSAIMKAFDDAIADGVDVLSLSLGSSPGLEPDFPTNPIAIGAFHAVEKGIVVVCSAGNSGPGPKTVVNTAPWILTVAATTIDRDFETDVLLGGNKLIKGGGINFGNMTKSTVYPLIHGNSTKSNDNVSEADARSCVPGSLDENKVKGKIVLCENLDDGEYFPSDKLDEVKSRGGVGFILIDDDERTVAPKFKAFPAGVVSKKDGTEILAYINSTRNPVASILPTISITKYKPAPVVAYFSSRGPAYNTPNLLKPDITAPGVAILAAWPGNDTSEALPGQKPPIFNLLSGTSMSCPHVSGIAATVKAVNPTWSPSAVKSAIMTTAIQTNNLKAPITTVSGSKATPYDIGAGEASTSGPLKPGLVYETDVADYLQFLCSVGFNISQIKLISSTVPKDFSCPKNSSSELVSNMNYPSIATSSLKENEPKKVTRTVTNTGEEASVYTAIIEAPKGLEVQVIPTKLEFTNKRKKVSYDVSFKASSTSKEDLFGSITWTNGKYKVRSPFVVSSN; from the exons ATGAAAGGCCTTTTTTTGTTCATATGCTTCTCTCTTTTCATTGTCTCTTTCATAATAGAAGCCGACTCAGCTTCTCAATCACAAAACAATGGCATTTATATTGTTTATATGGGTGCTGCGGCTTCATCTAACGGTGGTACCAGACATGATCAAGCGCAGCTTATCAGCTCCTTGATCAGAAG GAACAAGAATGCAGTGGTACACAGCTACAAGAATGGTTTCTCAGGATTTGCGGCACGTTTATCAGAAGCTGAAGCTAAATCGATGGCTCAAAGACCTGGAGTTGTCTCTGTATTTCCTGATCCAGTACTGCAACTCCACACTACACATTCATGGGATTTCTTGAAGTATCAAACTGATGAAAAAATCAATTCAAGTCCAAGCTCTGGTTCTGATTCATCATTAATTGGAGCTGATACCATAATTGGAATCTTGGATACGG GTATATGGCCAGAATCAGAGAGTTTCAATGACAAGGATATGGGTCCAATTCCAGCCCGGTGGAATGGAACTTGCATGGATGGTCAAGATTTTGGCTCTTCCAATTGCAACAA GAAGATAGTTGGTGCAAGATTTTATGAGGAGTCTGATGACAGTGGAATAAAAATCACTGGATCAGCCAGGGACGAGAACGGACATGGTACTCACGTTGCATCCACTGCAGCTGGGAGCCCTGTTGCAGGTGCATCCTACTATGGCCTAGCTGCAGGGACTGCAACAGGTGGATCTCCGGGTTCCAGGATCGCCATGTATCGTGTCTGTACTACTTTTGGATGCCGTGGATCAGCTATCATGAAAGCATTCGATGATGCAATTGCAGATGGGGTTGATGTTTTATCTCTATCACTCGGTTCATCACCTGGACTTGAACCTGATTTTCCAACCAATCCTATTGCCATAGGAGCATTTCATGCCGTAGAAAAGGGCATTGTTGTTGTTTGCTCTGCTGGAAATAGTGGCCCTGGCCCAAAAACTGTTGTCAATACAGCTCCTTGGATTCTTACTGTTGCAGCCACCACCATTGATCGTGACTTCGAGACAGATGTTCTCTTGGGTGGAAACAAGTTGATTAAG GGTGGAGGTATAAACTTTGGTAACATGACAAAATCAACAGTCTACCCCTTGATTCATGGCAATTCAACCAAATCAAACGATAATGTTTCTGAGGCAGATGCAAG GAGTTGTGTTCCTGGTTCATTAGATGAAAACAAAGTCAAGGGGAAGATTGTTCTTTGTGAAAATCTTGATGATGGCGAATATTTTCCCAGTGACAAGCTAGACGAAGTGAAGAGTCGAGGTGGAGTTGGATTTATACTAATAGATGATGATGAAAGAACTGTGGCACCTAAATTCAAAGCCTTCCCAGCGGGTGTAGTCTCTAAAAAGGATGGTACTGAGATCCTCGCCTACATTAACTCGACAAG GAATCCAGTTGCATCAATTTTGCCAACTATTTCCATAACAAAGTACAAACCAGCTCCAGTTGTTGCTTACTTCTCATCAAGAGGTCCTGCATACAATACACCTAACCTCCTCAAA CCAGATATTACAGCACCAGGGGTTGCCATTCTTGCTGCTTGGCCTGGAAATGACACGAGTGAGGCTCTCCCCGGCCAAAAACCACCAATTTTCAACCTACTCTCAGGCACTTCCATGTCCTGCCCTCACGTTTCTGGCATTGCTGCAACGGTCAAAGCAGTGAACCCAACCTGGAGTCCTTCAGCTGTCAAATCAGCTATTATGACCACAG CTATTCAGACAAACAATTTGAAGGCTCCAATCACTACAGTCTCAGGATCCAAAGCAACACCATATGACATAGGAGCAGGAGAAGCAAGCACTTCAGGTCCATTAAAACCAGGTCTAGTCTACGAGACAGATGTCGCCGACTACTTGCAGTTCCTCTGTTCTGTTGGCTTTAACATATCACAGATAAAGCTGATCTCAAGTACAGTTCCTAAGGACTTTTCATGCCCAAAAAACTCAAGCTCTGAattggtttctaacatgaattatCCTTCAATAGCTACTTCTAGTCTCAAAGAAAACGAGCCCAAGAAAGTTACTAGAACTGTTACAAATACTGGTGAAGAAGCATCAGTATATACTGCAATTATTGAGGCACCAAAAGGATTGGAAGTCCAAGTGATTCCAACTAAATTGGAATTTACAAATAAAAGGAAGAAAGTAAGCTATGATGTATCTTTCAAAGCCTCATCTACCTCAAAGGAAGATCTGTTTGGATCAATTACTTGGACAAATGGTAAGTACAAAGTCCGGAGTCCATTTGTCGTAAGTAGCAACTAA